A single window of Solanum dulcamara chromosome 5, daSolDulc1.2, whole genome shotgun sequence DNA harbors:
- the LOC129888632 gene encoding uncharacterized protein LOC129888632 isoform X1, whose product MQDVGVVRHDSTVLSGHCDDPSDIEKQSAEASNHDLAAERVDQSVLTIVVSADESPIVVSAGESLNSQATTLTTDPVGNSSTIEKIAIVESPKKPYLSRNHSFHEQCRVCQEEKEEELIDLGCHCRGGLAKAHQACIETWFSTRGSNKCEICQQVAVNVASPESHASTSYWIWRVDPSFRGTNISQEQDRFVQGCLNPLWVAFCILIGGLFLDVLISITLGVSALPVNIIIGVIVVLGLGTALRLALEFCHDRSTRRVVHRLEGNVSLGFHPTV is encoded by the exons ATGCAAGATGTCGGTGTAGTCCGGCATGATAGTACCGTCCTGAGTGGCCACTGTGATGATCCATCGGATATTGAAAAGCAGAGTGCGGAGGCCAGCAATCATGACTTAGCTGCCGAAAGAGTGGATCAATCTGTACTCACCATAGTGGTTTCTGCAGACGAATCACCCATAGTGGTTTCTGCAGGCGAATCACTAAACTCCCAGGCTACCACATTAACCACAGACCCAGTTGGGAATAGTTCCACCATTGAGAAAATAGCAATTGTAGAGTCTCCTAAGAAGCCTTACTTATCCAGGAATCATAGTTTTCATGAACAATGCAG AGTATGTCAAGAGGAAAAGGAGGAGGAATTGATCGATCTTGGATGCCACTGTCGTGGTGGATTGGCAAAAGCACACCAGGCATGCATAGAAACATGgtttagtactagaggttcaaATAAATGTGAAATATGCCA GCAAGTAGCTGTAAATGTGGCATCTCCTGAGTCTCATGCATCT ACAAGTTACTGGATTTGGAGAGTCGATCCTTCTTTTAGGGGGACGAATATTTCCCAAGAGCAGGATAGA TTTGTACAGGGTTGTCTTAATCCACTTTGGGTAGCATTTTGCATCCTCATTGGTGGTCTGTTTCTGGATGTGTTAATATCCATCACGCTTGGAGTCTCTGCACTGCCTGTGAACATCATAATCG GGGTAATAGTTGTGCTGGGACTCGGAACAGCTCTTCGGCTTGCCCTTGAGTTCTGCCATGATCGGAGTACCAGAAGAGTAGTGCACCGGTTAGAAGGAAATGTCAGTCTTGGATTTCATCCTACGGTATAG
- the LOC129890287 gene encoding B3 domain-containing transcription factor NGA1-like: MNFFGSSTKQEETSSSYHNQQQKRPSNTELKLMDSSPAEEHHTMIEREHMFDKVVTPSDVGKLNRLVIPKQHAEKYFPLDSSSNEKGGLLLNFEDSNGKPWRFRYSYWNSSQSYVMTKGWSRFVKEKKLDAGDIVSFQRGASELAKHRLFIDWRRRPHDIINNHFMVPHHFSDGRLFPALQSYPTTFLHNNLLLEGGSQAPNYYNPHSYMYGIGNSSNSPNYYTTSTSLNNNNSSVAVNASPFNNVMRSAAPQGVLVEPRVFNSVQVVQGKVAAKRLRLFGVTMDYPMPSEESSEKGKSFDLDI; this comes from the coding sequence atgaatttcTTTGGTAGTAGTACTAAACAGGAAGAAACATCCTCTTCTTatcacaaccaacaacaaaaacggCCCAGCAATACGGAGCTTAAGTTGATGGATTCTTCGCCTGCAGAAGAACATCATACCATGATTGAGAGGGAACATATGTTCGATAAGGTAGTTACTCCTAGTGACGTAGGTAAGCTCAATCGTTTAGTCATCCCCAAACAGCACGCGGAGAAGTATTtccctcttgattcctccagtAACGAAAAGGGGGGACTCCTATTGAATTTCGAAGACAGTAATGGGAAGCCGTGGAGGTTTAGGTATTCGTATTGGAATAGCAGCCAGAGTTATGTAATGACTAAAGGATGGAGCCGTTTCGTGAAGGAGAAGAAGCTTGATGCTGGAGATATTGTCTCCTTCCAACGTGGAGCTAGTGAATTAGCTAAGCATCGTCTCTTCATCGACTGGCGCAGACGTCCTCATGACATCATCAATAATCACTTTATGGTGCCGCATCATTTTTCTGATGGGAGGCTCTTCCCAGCTTTACAGTCTTACCCAActacatttttgcataataattTGTTGCTGGAAGGAGGCAGCCAAGCTCCTAATTATTATAATCCACATAGCTACATGTATGGAATTGGTAACTCCAGTAATAGTCCTAATTACTACACGACGAGCACAAGTTTGAACAACAATAACAGTAGTGTGGCGGTAAATGCAAGCCCTTTCAATAATGTGATGAGATCTGCTGCTCCCCAAGGTGTACTTGTGGAGCCAAGGGTGTTCAATTCGGTACAAGTGGTTCAAGGTAAAGTGGCAGCAAAACGACTGAGGCTGTTTGGAGTGACTATGGACTATCCAATGCCCTCAGAAGAATCATCTGAAAAAGGCAAGTCCTTCGATTTGGATATTTGA
- the LOC129888632 gene encoding uncharacterized protein LOC129888632 isoform X2 yields the protein MQDVGVVRHDSTVLSGHCDDPSDIEKQSAEASNHDLAAERVDQSVLTIVVSADESPIVVSAGESLNSQATTLTTDPVGNSSTIEKIAIVESPKKPYLSRNHSFHEQCRVCQEEKEEELIDLGCHCRGGLAKAHQACIETWFSTRGSNKCEICQQVAVNVASPESHASTSYWIWRVDPSFRGTNISQEQDRGCLNPLWVAFCILIGGLFLDVLISITLGVSALPVNIIIGVIVVLGLGTALRLALEFCHDRSTRRVVHRLEGNVSLGFHPTV from the exons ATGCAAGATGTCGGTGTAGTCCGGCATGATAGTACCGTCCTGAGTGGCCACTGTGATGATCCATCGGATATTGAAAAGCAGAGTGCGGAGGCCAGCAATCATGACTTAGCTGCCGAAAGAGTGGATCAATCTGTACTCACCATAGTGGTTTCTGCAGACGAATCACCCATAGTGGTTTCTGCAGGCGAATCACTAAACTCCCAGGCTACCACATTAACCACAGACCCAGTTGGGAATAGTTCCACCATTGAGAAAATAGCAATTGTAGAGTCTCCTAAGAAGCCTTACTTATCCAGGAATCATAGTTTTCATGAACAATGCAG AGTATGTCAAGAGGAAAAGGAGGAGGAATTGATCGATCTTGGATGCCACTGTCGTGGTGGATTGGCAAAAGCACACCAGGCATGCATAGAAACATGgtttagtactagaggttcaaATAAATGTGAAATATGCCA GCAAGTAGCTGTAAATGTGGCATCTCCTGAGTCTCATGCATCT ACAAGTTACTGGATTTGGAGAGTCGATCCTTCTTTTAGGGGGACGAATATTTCCCAAGAGCAGGATAGA GGTTGTCTTAATCCACTTTGGGTAGCATTTTGCATCCTCATTGGTGGTCTGTTTCTGGATGTGTTAATATCCATCACGCTTGGAGTCTCTGCACTGCCTGTGAACATCATAATCG GGGTAATAGTTGTGCTGGGACTCGGAACAGCTCTTCGGCTTGCCCTTGAGTTCTGCCATGATCGGAGTACCAGAAGAGTAGTGCACCGGTTAGAAGGAAATGTCAGTCTTGGATTTCATCCTACGGTATAG
- the LOC129888630 gene encoding uncharacterized protein LOC129888630: MSRLSVGVCRPSVNVLFPIGNEKAFCSIWDSRRKAHLRRKTIIQCCSADFRVLTSVTSNYNNIVILDTPQSRVLLLDSSNNVHSILHKGTNWTDAYWDEFATLPPIVPKGPLAIFGLGGATAAHLMLELWPSLLLVGWEIDEILIEKAREYLGLSDLEKHTQGGGVLEVHIGDVLSSSVTIPGGYAGIIVDLFSDGKVLPQLQEVTTWLEMNKMLMPNGRLMVNCGAATKELSNTSEMMQPDISKRDDPRELNTTINALCKAFPEQVGWKKLPKIAGENYLALTGPLPDLDIWSAHLPDQLSSSVKEWRSCTPSPS, encoded by the exons ATGAGCAGGCTTAGTGTTGGTGTATGCCGCCCATCGGTGAACGTCCTATTTCCTATTGGCAATGAAAAGGCCTTTTGCTCTATTTGGGATTCGAGAAGAAAGGCGCATTTGAGAAGAAAGACGATCATACAGTGCTGCTCAGCAGATTTCAGGGTCCTCACTTCTGTCACAAGTAACTATAATAACATTGTAATCCTCGACACTCCACAATCACGAGTCCTGCTTCTCGACTCTTCCA ATAATGTGCATAGCATCCTTCACAAGGGAACCAACTGGACTGATGCATATTGG GATGAGTTTGCCACCTTGCCGCCCATTGTTCCAAAGGGTCCCCTCGCAATCTTTGGCTTG GGGGGTGCAACTGCTGCACATTTGATGCTTGAACTATGGCCGTCTTTGCTGCTTGTTGGATGGGAAATAGACGAAATT TTGATTGAAAAAGCAAGAGAATATCTTGGGCTCTCTGATCTGGAGAAGCATACTCAAGGTGGAGGTGTGTTGGAAGTTCATATTGGAGATGTACTTTCTTCATCTGTTACTATTCCTGGAGGTTATGCAG GTATAATAGTTGATTTGTTTTCTGATGGAAAGGTTTTGCCACAACTGCAAGAG GTTACAACTTGGTTGGAGATGAATAAGATGTTGATGCCCAATGGTCGACTCATGGTGAATTGTGGTGCTGCTACCAAAGAATTGTCTAATACTTCTGAAATGATGCAACCAGATATTTCCAAAAGGGATGACCCTAGGGAACTAAACACAACTATCAATGCATTATGCAAGGCATTTCCTGAGCAA GTAGGCTGGAAAAAGCTGCCAAAGATAGCAGGAGAAAATTATCTTGCACTGACAGGACCATTACCAGATTTGGATATTTGGTCTGCTCATCTCCCAGATCAATTAAGCTCAAGTGTCAAAGAATGGAGAAGTTGCACGCCTTCGCCTTCGTAA
- the LOC129888631 gene encoding probable aquaporin NIP5-1 gives MAELESGISAPATPGTPTPLFPSLRVDSMGSYDRKSMPRCKCFPLDAPTWGTPHTCLADFPAPDVSLTRKLGAEFVGTFILIFAATAGPIVNQKYNGVESLIGNAACAGLAVMIVILSTGHISGAHLNPSLTIAFAALRHFPWVQVPAYVAAQVSASICASFALKGVFHPFMSGGVTVPSVNTGQAFALEFLITFNLLFVVTAVATDTRAVGELAGIAVGATVMLNILVAGPSSGASMNPVRTLGPAVAAGNYKSLWIYLVAPTLGALAGAAVYTLVKLRGDDTTETPRQVRSFRR, from the exons ATGGCAGAATTAGAAAGTGGAATATCGGCACCAGCAACGCCTGGGACACCAACTCCACTATTCCCGTCGTTGCGAGTGGACTCAATGGGTTCTTATGATCGGAAGTCAATGCCCCGATGTAAGTGCTTCCCTTTGGATGCTCCAACATGGGGAACTCCTCATACCTGTCTCGCCGACTTTCCCGCACCAGATGTCTCTCTCACCCGCAAG TTGGGAGCAGAATTCGTGGGGACATTCATCCTTATATTTGCTGCGACAGCCGGGCCAATTGTGAATCAAAAGTACAACGGAGTTGAATCTCTAATTGGGAATGCAGCTTGCGCAGGACTGGCCGTTATGATAGTGATTCTATCGACAGGCCATATTTCTGGAGCTCATCTTAATCCGTCGCTCACTATCGCATTTGCAGCACTTCGTCACTTTCCATGGGTTCAAGTGCCGGCCTATGTTGCAGCACAAGTTTCAGCATCCATTTGTGCTTCTTTTGCACTCAAAGGTGTCTTTCATCCGTTCATGTCTGGTGGCGTTACTGTTCCTTCGGTAAACACTGGCCAGGCTTTTGCTCTTGAATTCCTCATCACATTCAATCTCCTCTTCGTTGTCACTGCTGTTGCAACAGACACCCGAGCG GTGGGAGAGTTGGCGGGCATAGCAGTTGGAGCTACAGTCATGCTCAATATTCTAGTGGCTGG GCCGTCAAGTGGTGCTTCCATGAATCCAGTACGAACTTTGGGACCAGCCGTTGCAGCAGGAAATTACAAGTCATTGTGGATATACCTAGTAGCTCCAACTCTGGGGGCTCTTGCAGGGGCAGCTGTTTATACGCTCGTCAAACTTCGTGGAGACGACACTACCGAGACACCACGCCAGGTTAGGAGCTTCCGCCGCTAG